One window of Choristoneura fumiferana chromosome 13, NRCan_CFum_1, whole genome shotgun sequence genomic DNA carries:
- the EloB gene encoding transcription elongation factor elongin B, which translates to MDVFLMIRRKKLTIFTDAKDTTTVLELKKMIEGILKVIPPSQMLFNKDSQLMEDEKTLAEYGLTSATAKAQCPAPIGLAVRKENGEFEALDLTPYSSPPDLPDVMKSQEANGQEQMDQH; encoded by the exons ATG gatGTCTTTCTAATGATTAGGCGAAAAAAGTTAACCATCTTCACGGACGCTAAGGATACGACAACGGTATTGGAACTAAAGAAAATGATCGAAG GCATCTTGAAAGTGATCCCGCCGAGCCAGATGTTGTTCAACAAGGACAGCCAGCTCATGGAGGATGAGAAGACCCTGGCGGAGTACGGCCTCACATCGGCCACTGCCAAGGCCCAGTGCCCTGCGCCCATCGGACTTGCTGTGcg AAAGGAAAATGGAGAATTTGAGGCTTTGGATCTGACCCCGTACTCATCGCCCCCGGATCTGCCAGACGTCATGAAGTCACAAGAAGCCAACGGACAAGaacag ATGGACCAGCACTAA